Genomic window (Oncorhynchus masou masou isolate Uvic2021 chromosome 9, UVic_Omas_1.1, whole genome shotgun sequence):
TATTCCTGGACAAAGCGACAACATCTCTTTTCAAACAGCCTAAAAACACATGCATGACTTAGAGCTAAATGTTACATAAAGTGATCATAAATAACTGGACGAAATACATAAAACTGTAGTTACTGTTGAAAGAAGGAGATTATATACAGATAGAAAGGAAGTGGAAAATACAAAATAGCGAGATGGAGAACAACCAGAGAAgtgtacaatatatatatatatatatatatatctcctctTTCCTATTGGTCCAGATCTGGAGGAGGATGATTCAAGGTTTAGGATGGGGATCGTTGGGAACCAGGATGTCAGGCCAATAGAGGCTGGTCAACGGAGCAGGGGCCAGGGGGCGGGACAAGGGCGTTTCTATAGTCACTCACACGACGGGCATCCTGCTGAAACTAGTGGCTTTCTTAGGGTCAGCTACCGCCCGCTCTACGAAGCCCACCGATTGGTCCATGTTGCTCTCAATTCTGTCAATTATTCCACCCTGGCAGAGGGCAGGACATTGCAGGAAAGAGACGTGCAGAGGAatggaaagagaagagggagagagagacagacagaagacagagggaCTACCTGTCCTAATTAGCTATCTGGCATGCTCTGAAAACCTGTAACGGAGGAAGACTGCAAAAATACCATTGGCTGCAACTGTGTTAAAGCAAGTtaaaacagtagtgtatattttgCATTGGTGAAATTATTTTTGGTGTGATATGAAAGTAAAGGGGTTTATGTTTCTAGAACTGTGGCGCAATTAAGAAACAATACCTCTTTAGATGGAGTATTTAGCTGTTTTGGCTGCCAGAGCCAGTCTACCCCAGCAAATAACCTGTAAGGTACTTGGACCATAAGGAATAACGGTAGGCTCCTTAAGAGCACAGCTCAGGCTAACCGCATAGAAGCTTCTTAGAAACAGGGACagtagcacagttggttaggttCAGGCAGATAGTGGTTCTAGCTGATGGACGGGGTGCAGTACCTTGCGTGCTTTGCTCTGGTACTGGATGGCTTTCTTGGTCTCAGTCTTAGCCACTACTATGTGGTCCACAGCTTTAGACACTTGCACCTCTATATTGTTCACTATGtcaccctgaaacacacacacagtgagtatACATATATAGATCAAATAAAACTTTGCACGCTAACTGAATACATCAGAGACAAAAACGTCACAAAGAGGATTATATTAGAAAGAAAGACGGCGCTTACCTCGCACACGGCTTTCCCTCGGAAAGCATAGGACAACCAATGAGATACAGGTGTTACAGAGATTATATGTAGTTGTGTGGTGACTACCGTATGGGGTTGGGTGGATTCCAACGTGGATTCACAGACCACTGTAGGCTACTAAGATGTTGAATCAAATTTGACTCTTACAGAGAATGTAGACTCCTACTGaagatgaatgagtgatgggagggagacagatggatggatggatagacacacacacagggaacttCTGTCCCAAAGCATGGAGAGAGGAAAAAAGCACTGCGgaaggagaaagggaagagggTACTGGAAAAGAGAAAGGAAAAAGAGATGACAGACAGGGAACGAGGACGCAAACGAGACAGAAACAAAGACAGTAGGACAGCAGGGTTTAAAAATGCAGATATGAAATAGTGGATGGAGGAATCAATTAATGACTGAATAGACGGATCGGAGGACGAGACATGTACCTGGCTCTCCACCAGCATGGCGATGTCTACGAACATGTCATGCAGCTCTTTGATGCTGCTCTCCAGACGCACAATGTCTTTGTGTCGCGCCTCGATCTCACTGAGAGCTTGCTTCGAGATCCCAGAGTCCATGATCTAAAGAGAGGAGGTGGTTAGTTGGCATGcatgcacactcacactcacacaaacactttCTTACCCCTGAAGTGAAGACAGCAGAGTTTCCCCCCTCTAACATCTCTTCCAGCTCCTCATCTGTCGTGGCTTTTCCAGCTGAGAAACACGAGGATCATTTCAGTATTATAACACACATTTTGGTCCATTTGTGAGTATATAAAACTAAGACTGTAACTCACTGATCTCTAGCTGTCTCCGGATgcgtcctttactcctctccctgaaGTCCACCTGGGCCTCATTGTACTTGGTCATCACTTCCACAAACTTCCTGGACAGCACTGCATGctgggaggacaggacagggtcaCAAGCCGTAACAATCTAATGGTTCGATATTAATTTCTATGGTCACATTGATGGTTCGGCACAGGGTCAAGTAAAGGGTTCGATGAGAACGTTCAGAGGCTGACCTGTGATTTGCGTATCCGCATGTCGGCTGaaatcctctcctcttcctcagacgcCAGATCCCTCTCGATGGCTGAGAATCAATCAACATCAGTACTCACCCATACCCGTattaaccaatcagcatttagTCTGTTTGTGCCGTATCATGCGTGAGGGACTCACTTTTGAGTTTGTTCCGGGCATTGTTAGCCATCTTCTTGATGTTGTTGGTGACAGCCTCCAAGTCATCCTGTGTTTCTGAAGTAAAAAACGCAAAtaatacaaatttaaaaaaaacacactgaCAGTAACAGG
Coding sequences:
- the LOC135545897 gene encoding syntaxin-3-like isoform X2; its protein translation is MKDRLEQLKATCDNDDEEVEIAIDNAAFMDDFFSQIDDIRISIDKIDENVSEVKKLYSVILSAPTSDQKTQDDLEAVTNNIKKMANNARNKLKTIERDLASEEEERISADMRIRKSQHAVLSRKFVEVMTKYNEAQVDFRERSKGRIRRQLEITGKATTDEELEEMLEGGNSAVFTSGIMDSGISKQALSEIEARHKDIVRLESSIKELHDMFVDIAMLVESQGDIVNNIEVQVSKAVDHIVVAKTETKKAIQYQSKARKKTIIIAVVCTVLAVLILAIILSQTVG
- the LOC135545897 gene encoding syntaxin-3-like isoform X3, with amino-acid sequence MKDRLEQLKATCDNDDEEVEIAIDNAAFMDDFFSQIDDIRISIDKIDENVSEVKKLYSVILSAPTSDQKTQDDLEAVTNNIKKMANNARNKLKTIERDLASEEEERISADMRIRKSQHAVLSRKFVEVMTKYNEAQVDFRERSKGRIRRQLEITGKATTDEELEEMLEGGNSAVFTSGIMDSGISKQALSEIEARHKDIVRLESSIKELHDMFVDIAMLVESQKTIIIAVVCTVLAVLILAIILSQTVG
- the LOC135545897 gene encoding syntaxin-3-like isoform X1; its protein translation is MKDRLEQLKATCDNDDEEVEIAIDNAAFMDDFFSQIDDIRISIDKIDENVSEVKKLYSVILSAPTSDQKTQDDLEAVTNNIKKMANNARNKLKTIERDLASEEEERISADMRIRKSQHAVLSRKFVEVMTKYNEAQVDFRERSKGRIRRQLEITGKATTDEELEEMLEGGNSAVFTSGIMDSGISKQALSEIEARHKDIVRLESSIKELHDMFVDIAMLVESQGDIVNNIEVQVSKAVDHIVVAKTETKKAIQYQSKARKKRVIILVILIIVLAIVALIIGLSVGLSKKK